The DNA region ACGCTTAAAGAAGGGAAGTAAGCAGTTGCATTCAACTCTAAATCGCTGCAACTTCATTGCATAACCACACCAACACACTGAACAAACAGGAttagaaaaaagtaaaaatagggCAATTGATCAAGCATTGTCCTCAAAATTATACAAGCATACTGATCCTTCACTCCCCCTCTCCTAAACGGTCCTATCAACTTTATCTTcatcaacattttcaacacaacgGGCTCCACCACTCATGCAACATAGCATTATCCCAAAGCCACTATGTGACTTCCATTTAGACAGAGTTAAGTGAGTTCAATATGTGTAGAATTACCCTTGAAAAAACAAAGACATAGTTTCGATTGCTTAAAAATGTGTATCCAGGGTTCTGCATAAATTGGCTTCGCTATTCAACAGCATATAAAATTTCAACTCATGTAAGGTTCAAATACATCAGTTTGTCTATAATTATTTGGTAAATCTCAAGTTCTTTGAAGATTTCTCCCatttcattctcaaattctttatttttcaaaatttcattcAATATGATTTCCTGAAAACTCCATCGGTGGGAAATTGAACAAGCTTTTCTTCCAAGACACTTTAGGTGAtaccaaattttcaaatttcacTAAGCAAAATCAAGTAATTTATGAGTTAATCATTCATTAAGCAAACAATCAATCGTAAATACCAaacaaagtaacacattttccaGACAAAAAATTGATAACGTTACACACAATCAAAGTCCCAagtttgataaaataaataaaccaaCAGCCAAAAATCGAGGAACAGGGACAAAGTAAAAATGACAAGAgcaaattataatcaaatgaaaaattCGGAAAGTTTggaattaaaaaggatcaacCCTAAAAACTGAAGACGTGAGAACTATTAATTTAAAGAATAAAACATCTCAAACCTTTTGATGTTATTGATATTGAGTGTTGCAATGAAATCAGATGAAAAATCGAAGCATCAAATATGGCGAGAGAAGGAAACCAAACGGAAATGGTTGATTAATGGAGGAGGGTTAGTTAGCTGACTGACAAGGTTACCAATAGCAGTCAGCACTTTTTTTTTCGAAATTCAATGGgggtatttttgttttttacaaatgttttttaaaattcgGTTGATTATCGGTTTTCAACTTCAGATTTATTTTGATTGGATTTTGGAATATTTGGTTAATTAGGgtatatttttataagaaaaaaaaaatattattacgttgaataaaaatagtaaaattaacataaaaaattttttttgtcaactACGTAAAAAAGTTGAATATTTGTCTATGacataaaaaagctaaaaatttaGAGTTACATATaaagttctttttttttaaagaaatattgCCATGTCCAACTTCAGCCAAAAATATTGCCCAATTCTTATTTTGTAATcatttttctattaaatttttcattttgctCATGCTGTACCTCTTAATACTTTTTTGTTTAGAAATCATCAGCCCCTCTTGTATGAGATCATCTCACAGTGAAATGAGGACATACAAAAGTTTTATTATggtaaaagtttttattataggACTATCTAACCCAAATATAGAGCACGTCTCAGGTGATTGTTTGACACCAAAACTTGGCCGAGACCGTCTCAAAATAAGGCCAAGAGTGGGCTGGCCAaattcgcgcgtgtaacaacatcacacgttttcccttgttttttcattttctgggcatttatcaattttgaccttaaaaggtatcaattttgaccttaaaggtatcaattttaacGTAAAGTAATACTTGAACATATCAATTAgagtaaaaaatttcaatttgaacctaCAAGTGaacaattttgacgttaaaatgatcaatttctacctaaatatgattctgtttcacaatttttagaacgaagttatataaaatggtattattctattattctatggatgaatttcaaacaaatgaatggtcaataaaattatcaataatagtgttaaaattattaataatagtgttaaaactatcaataatagtgttaaagaAGGTCAAGTCCAAGGGAAAGACCATGTGGGGGAGACTCAAAGGGGATATGGTCACAACTCTGTCAAACAAGATAAGTTTATTGAGCTTCCCAAGTCAGTCAGAGGATGTGAATGAAATGTGGGTGAACATGGcaaaaaccattagaaaagtggcaaaagagaccttggggtgtcgtcgggtaaaccaaaagtgttcaaagagtcatggtggtggaacgatgaggtagaaaagaagataaaagataaaaacaagagatttaaggaACTTATGGCATGCACGGAAGAGGAGGACAGGAGAAGCAaacgggggggggggggggggggggcaaaAAAAGCGGTAACGAAGGCAAAAAACCGTGGTTATGAGGACTTGTATCggaagcttgataccaaagagggggagaagcagatttttaagttggcgagGACTAGGGCCAAACAGCGGCAAGACTTAGAGAcagtgaaatacatcaaggatgagggGGGACGAGTACTTCTCTCAGCTACTCAATGAGTCTAGGGGGCCAAAGGAGGCGGATAATCAAATTTTTGACGGCCAAAGACCAGTGGAATATGGGTCAACAAGTGATATTACCACAGGagaagtaggagaagctctcaaaaagatggggagatcaaaggcagtcgggccagataacatcccgattgagttgtggaggggtttaggagaagagggcattcgttggctgactagcctttttaatattattttgaggacatataagatgccagaagaatggaggaatagcACACTAGTACCTCTGTTTAAGAACAAAGGCGATGCGCAAGTATGCGGcaactatagaggtatcaaaattctaagccacacaatgaaattgtgggaaagagtgatagaagggagaattagacaggaaacggtgattagagagaaccaattcggctttatgccagaaaggtcaaccattgaggcaattcatgttttgaggagactgatggagaaatatagggagcgaaagaaagatctacatatggtgttcattgacttggagaaagtgtatgatagcataccacgacgtgttatctgggatagcctcaaggctagaggtatttcttcagtgtacattgaggctatagGGGATATGTATGATagagtttcgactaacattcaaacaccggtggggataacaAAGCCTTTTCCAGttaaagtgggactacatcagggatcggctctaagccctttcatttttactgtcataatggaagagatttctaaatctatttgggaaaCAGTACAATGGTGCATGATTTTCGCTGACGACATAGTGTTGGTTGCAGAACTAGAGAGAAGGTTAGCAAtaaattggaagagtggagggaagctttagaaggtaagctttagaaggtaaagggttgcgcattagcCGTACaaagaccgagtatttgcgttgcgactttagtgggacatcaccagtaggtgaaccagaggtgtccatagATGAAACATTTGTTAAAAGTACAACCAAGTACAgttatttgggatcgatcattcaaagggacgAGGAGATTGACGGGGAtataaatcatcgtatacaggcgggttggctcaagtggggAGCAGCCACTGCAGTGCTATgagataggaaattcccaagcaagttaaaaggaaaattctaccagGCGACAATCAGATCTgttctgctatatgggaccgaatatTGGCCTGcaaagaatatttttgaacataagatggaagttacagaaatgcgtatgctaaggtggatgtgtgggaacacattgatggatcgaattaggaaccaagagtttagtgACAAACTAGGGTTAGCCCCTAtatctggaaaaatgcgcgaaaacagattgaggtggtttgaacatgtgcagagaaagactttcttcgcccctgtgaggagggtagaaagcattatagttgaggtaagaggagtcgaggaagacccaggagaacttgggatgagtaaataagagttgacttgcatgagttaaacctctctgcggacctgactagggataggagtaGTTGGAGACAccatatccatgtcttagaatattgatgtcctcttagttttagtgtccttaacctcttgcttttctcatttcctttctattagttctttgttttctttctgCAGTGGTTccccttttatttatttataagccTTTAAGTTTTATTAACTTTGTTCTCAAATTGTGAAACAGAACTATTTTTATGTAGAAATTGAtgagtttaacgtcaaaattgatcacaaataggtccaaattgaaatttttttattttaattgatctacttaaagtttactttaagttgaaattgatacttttaaggtcaaattttgatacctttaagattaaaattgaaaaatgcccagaaaatggaAAAACGAGAGAAAGCATGTGAGGTTGATACACGTgcgaattgggccggcccaaattGGCAATCTCATTATGAGGTCATCTCGTTCAAGATCAGCTGATTGTTTAACTATTAGcattatatattgttgtttaattattatttatacttacttgtttaattattatttattattgttgtttatttcttaattatttagtttaatattattattcaatcaacaaaaaaaataattgtttaattattagcattatatatttgattatttgaattattaattatttattatgtgttttttaattatgtagAAATATGATTGGTAATAATGATAGAGACAAAGATTTCTCGAAGGGTTTATTATCTAGGATTAGTTTTAAACATACGCTTCTTATAAGCGACCCTCATGATAAGGATGTAACAAGGTCTGCCCGTCGTTCTAGGCAGAAGCAGCCGTTGAGACAAAGTCATGCCCAGAGGTCTAGCACCTTAGAACATGTGTACCCACATTGATGACCATATAAGCAAGCACAATTCATTAGGGTCATCTAATGACAAGGATAGGTATAATGACTATCAGGGACAAACTCCCACACATTCCATGTACAACCTTTTGATTGGACAGTCACTAGGGACCAGAGAGTTAACTAAAATGCCACATGATCTTCTCTAACCTATAGCAACTGATGGTAGCGGAGATGGATCATCATTTATTAGTAACTAGATAAAATGATTTCCAATGACCACACATGTGTGCAAAACATTAAGTAGGCCTCTCTAACAAACCATTTGTAGTAAATTGCAACCTTTTCCCTCATCAAGTAGAACATAAAAACTTGTATGGGGCCGCTTACGCGTGcgacaaaaataattttatacttgTCAAATTCAAACCTCTCCAAGCCTCAATCTTCCTTCTTCGGAggcttaatttaaattttttagctATCGACTTCTACCCTTAAACACCCATTCTACCACTTAAAATGCCAATTCTAACTCTTAAAACCCCTAATCTAACCATTAATTCATATTTTACTTACCTACTCCAATTGTAAGATATCCATTTCAAGACTTAGAATGTCTATTCCAATggtttaaaaattatcaaatctaAGGCTTAAAATGCTTATTTCAAGGTCCAATATATCCAATTTGAGctttaaaataacaacttaaaatTATGAGGTAGACCTATAAGTGGCCGCACGTATGCGGCCGTCTCACAGGAGATTTGGTGCAAGTAGAAAGctaccaagaagttgtgatttatTGGTGTCATACCAACAATCTCACTTAGCAGCCACTTATTGTTGATGGGTTTGTAGGTGGTATCGACAGGATAACATGTGGCCATGTACGAAAAAACGGAATGGATCTAGGGTTTTCCATTAGTAACTTAGTAAACTACCCATCAACACCCATGTCCATTCAAACCACCTAGTTGCTAAATACAAACACTGTTGTATATAAAACctaccatttattttttatgtctaATAGATTGCCTAAGATTGTATATTTGATTCATTCTATCATAAACTCCAAAACAATTCCACTTTATCGATGTCATAATGAAGGTAAGTTGCATACCAGTCACACTAAGTTGTCTGATATGATCTCGAATGTCATTTAACGGCCTATTTGCTTTAACACGACCGTTTCTATATACTGTAAAACGATGGTAGAGTCTTGATTTATCAACAAAACATACTCTTACCTTACATGGCCTCTCTCTAGGTTACGACAATATCCAATAATCAAAAATGGATAACCACTTGCCCTTCTTCTTGATCTTGGATGTGTCGCATAATCTAAGTCATGCAAATGTCCTCTAAACCTATTGTATCGATGACAACGTAGATATGTACTCATTAAAGAATAACCCTCTATTTTCTCATAAAGCGCACGAGTAAAATAAAATCCAACAGTAGTACTTATCTCGTCGGTCAAACATACAATTCATCTACTGATTCGAATTGCCTATCTGTAATAAATCTTGAAGAATAATCTACTTCGTCACCACCAAATTCCTCTAAGATATCCTgcataaattttgtaaaaataactattatgataaaaaaatatttatttaattgaaaaaaattcaattcGCACAAAACGTGGGACTTGACCTAAGTACAATCACACGTTTTGTGCAACTTGcatttattttttagaaattaCTATAACAAAAATCTTGAATATCATTACTTACCTTAAGATTATTGAGGTTGTATAATTCACTATCGATATTGCTTCTATGTTAAGATTGAATTGATAGAGTTTATTTTAGCGAGAATTTAGTGCAATCATAGTAGAAGTAagggtaaaaaaataaaatgaggtGACAAAACAATGAAAAGGTTGCGAGTTTTATCAATGTTGAAGATGTTTTATTAGGTACAATTAGCATAGAAATCTATACCGAGTTTGTTACTATAGAATTAATGAATTACACACACACATAAGAGATAAGTTAGAATAAGGCTTATTGCAAATATTACTCCATTATTCCTAAGCTCCTGGATATATGGGAGAAGTTTGTCTTAATCATCTAATTGTGTATGTcttttaaatttctttcatataatttaaactCTATTAGATTGAATGAAGACAAAAAATTATTGAATTCAATTCTGACGTGTAAGAATGTGATTAAAAAAGGAGTTGTTTTTAATCCATATTCTTATATCCTTATCCTTATGCTTATCCTTACACATAAAATGTATAGAAGGATCAACTACTATTTATAAACCAAAATATTCAATACGTAATACatctaattgtgtataattaaaaattataaaaattgatattaataaactttacattaaaacggatcaaataagatcccatatgactatgttttaacttacaaattaataataaaataagattataatttaagagtgatagatgAATGATGTACGAAAAGTTAATCGAATagctaaggtgaataggaggaagtaccAACTTAGTGGATGTTTCCCTACAATGTCactatcatattaaaaataaaactatatcaaattatatgaaaaatggtaaattagctaataaactaaagttgatgtagtattattctagaaaaaaaaatctataaattaataccatttataattaattaaaaattaatattattattaaaaaattaaggaaaTACTATATCATTCAAGataattttccaaaatttaaaacaaaatatccTATATACCATCCGAGACAAACTCAAAATTCATCACATTGAAACCAAATTACATTACAATTACAATTTTCACTAATGAAAAACAGAAAATCGGATCGGATTCTATATCGGGTTTTAACACTCCTACAAATAGAGATCCGTATTTAATAGACGGACACAATTTTCCAGAAAAGGTAATGCAAGTATAACGAGGAATAAAGAATATGCGGAGGCCATAGATTATGGTGGATATATGATCTGACGGTTGAATATTGAAGACCAAAGACCATCTGATGACTGACAATTTCTCATAGTCATTTTCTCACTATTTCATGTAGAGTGTTGTAGCAGAGAATCGCTTTTTTCTAGACGTCTACATCAATCTCACCACTAAGTGTTAATACAGAGGTACAGATTTAATCACAAGTCAGTTTCTTCTTACTGCTATTTCCGTTTCACTGATTCTTTCTGTAAGTTCTCCATCGcctttttttttgcctttttctggtttcctttttttttttcattaaggAACATCGTTGTATATGTTGCTGTGTTTTATCTTTCACAAATTGATGGTTTtttttgggtgatttttgtTGCTTTTGATTATTACTGCGTGATGTCTGAAACTCTGAATGCGATTATCATGATTTATGCTTGAGTTAAATGTGTGAGTGTTTATTGTCCTTTtcgtttttatttctttattttttgggCTGCATACTTGTGatttttagcttgttttaggTACTTCATGCTTGTACGTTGTAAACTTGTAATAGTATTGATAGGATTGGACCTTAGATTTATACATGTAATGCATAACAATCAAGAACCTTTTTAAGATTCTTGCTGCAGCGGGGTGTGATCTGAGCATATCACCAATATTGCGAGTTCGTGATTGTAAtgtgttgttaaggtttttgagATTTCGCTTCTGAAATAGCATTTTTGTGATTCTATGATGGAAGAATTAGAGAGCAGTTGAGTAATATGTATGTTTGATGGACTACTTCATCTATTTTCAATTGGTAAAGAACTCTATTAAGTTTGTGTGTAATCAATTTACCTCTTGTATAAATCTTGTTGTGTACAAGATTACAAAATTTATCAATTGTGACTGCCATGGaaagcatttttgcactatgcatcTGAGGACATCTAGATGTACAGTCTTATCTCAAAGTTTAAACGAGTTTTAATCTAGGGTGAAGTTTCAGATTTGTAAAGGTCATACTTATTTTCCTTGAGGAATTTGCTTATTTAGGAGTTTGAAGTTGTACTATGGTATTTAATTTCTGGAATTTTGCTGTGATATTTTGTCGGCAATTGGGATCAAGGCTATTATATTTTCTGTCTTTTATTCCCGTGATTGATTTGGTTTCTGCGATTGTTATGTAGAAGGACAGAATGGCAAACAATGAAGGAGAGGGAAGTAACCCCGAAGCTTTCAAGCGTTCTCCAGGGTTTCCTCGTGTCACCCTTAACGAGAGAATCCTTTCTTCCATGACTCACCGATCTGTGGCTGCTCACCCTTGGCATGATCTAGAAATTGGTAAAATTCAGATGATACAGCTAGTAGTTAACAATTTAAGTCACAGTTCGTGCTCACCAAGTGCATCTGATTCATCATTCATGGAAATTAGAAAATTCTTTTTAATCATCATCGATCAACATTCCATCACCCAGTTTCATtaagtagctccaacttaggGTGGGGTTTGGGGTTAGATAATTTCGGATGGAAAACAGTTGAAATTTTGCTGAAAGCTAGATTTAAGTGTAGTTCATTGTTGTAGCAATGAAGAGATTTATGTATATAGTGTGTACCCTAGTTGATTTCCATTTTCAGACTGTTTCTGTTCTGATCGACAGTTATTTGATCCATTTATTTGTGTTGCTGATTGTTCTGCGTGTGGTTTTGTAGGACCTGGTGCCCCGTCAGTTTTTAATTGTGTAAGTGTACTGTTATATGACATAGTCCTTGGTATATAACAATTATATGCTAGTTTCACTATGGAGTGAAATTCAATTATATTCCTTGTTTTAGATCTTTCTAGATGAGAAAACATTTTTACTTGTATAAGAATATAAGATGGCACTTAGTTATTTGGTGACTATGATATATAAGTAATTTCTCTTTTGATGTGAATAAATCTTCTCACCTTTCAGATCATTCAATTTGGATAATTTGGTTTAGTATGTGATGATAGGGTTTATGGTGGCTAAATCATCTCTTTGATTTCACAGTgtgatttgatttgttttttacttAATATTGAGCGATTTCTTCATTGCACTACAGGTCGTGGAGATTAGCAAAGGGAGCAAAGTTAAGTATGAGTTGGACAAGACAACTGGATTGATTAAAGTAAtgctattaattttttttttcatttgatccTGCTGGATGCGATTAATTGATTTCTCATTTTGCTAATGTACAATTGctcataaatcataatcattgttGGAGTATGATTTTCTTTGGCTATGTTTGTGTCGGGTTTACCTTGATCTCTCCCCCCCCATCCTCATACATGTTTGCTTTTGCATGTATCTCTTTGTATTTTTGTGTCTTTCCTCCTAATACCAAGACATCTTAGGGCTGTAAGACACTATAGGATTGATGGATGAGAGGACTACATATTATGTTCATGCATTTAATATTTTCCTTTCCCCTTCATCTTCCTTCCCCCATTCTTTCATGAAAGTATATATGTTGCCTTACTTGAAGGGTATAAGTGTAGCTAGTAAAAGATGGGCCTGCTGGATAaattttcatttgattatagacATTGGAGTCGATCCACTCTGGAAACTGGATTATGTGCCCCGGGGGGTATTGGTGTTAAGTTAAATTGGATGCTTCTTTATATAGCTGTGCATAATTACCCTTGTTACAGGTGCCAGTGCCCAGTTGTTTAACTGATGTTGATCTTTATTTACTAGGTTGACCGGGTTCTTTACTCATCAGTGGTTTACCCTCATAATTATGGTTTCATCCCTCGCACCATTTGTGAGGACAGTGATCCCATGGATGTACTTGTTTTGATGCAGGTAACAAAAATAGTGGCCTGTGGGCCGTGTTGCTGTGACACATATATTAGACATATGTTTGCAAGCCTGCCTTCATCAGTCATGACTTAACTCTTTATTATTCATATTTTCAGGAGCCTATACTTCCAGGCTCATTCCTTCGAGCTCGGGCCATTGGACTCATGCCTATGATCGATCAGGTGATTAATGTTTCGCACACCCTCACCATTTATGTGTTCCACCACAACTTGAATCACAACTCATCATTTTCTTATATAACAATTTGATCCTGATATTTCTGTCACAGGGTGAGAAAGATGACAAGATTATAGCAGTGTGTGCTGATGATCCTGAGTTCCGTCACTACACAGAGCTCAATGAGCTACCTCCCCATCGCCTTGCAGAAATCCGTCGTTTCTTTGAAGACTGTATCCTTTTGTTTCGTGTATCAAAGAACTGACGTCTTCACCTGAAGTAAGGTCAGCACGTTCTAATTTTTTAAGGTCTAGTTTGATTATCCGACGTCCGACCTGAATAAGAGGAACACTTCCTGGTTCCCCTCCAATTTGTACAAGGATTCCTTTACCGAGAACCTAGACAAGAAGAATGAGAACAAGAGTGTTGCAGTGAATGATTTTCTGCCAGCTGCAGATGCTATTGCTGCCATCCAATATTCAATGTGAGATTTCGAGCTGTTGAATACTCGCTGACTTAGCGTTGTTCATTCACTTTTCTGAAAATGGATTTATGTAACGACTTTTCGTCACTTTGCTATGTTTCAGGGATCTCTATGCGTCGTACATTGTTGAGGGGTTGAGGCAATAAGGTGCAAAACAGGGAGTTTGTGGCAATAGCAGAGCGACGTAAGAAGTCGATCAATGGACTGTCATTTTGTCGTCTTTTTTTTGCTGCCTCTGGACTAACTGataacaatgaaaattgataaaCAACGAACTGCCTTCATATTTGGCCGTCATGTAACCTTACATTTTACCACAATGTATTTTGTGTGCACCTTACATTTTCTACTAGATGAAAGCAGTTAAATGGTTTCTTTTTACACTTTAGAGTAGCTAAACAGAAGGATGACTTTCATTTTTGCCACAATTGTTTACAAAGTTGCTAGAAGAGGTTGTGATTGGCCAAGTTCATAACTGATGACTTGACTTCCTTTAAGGCATGAAGATACAGGCAAGATATTAGGCGTAATTACTTTGAAATTGTGAATAAAATTATGGagaaattaccttgaataataCCACCTTTAACTGATTTTCCTACACTAATACGAATTTTTAAATGACcctgaataatacaacctttgaTATGAGTTTTTCACCAATATCCATTTTAACTCATTACATGAATAAGAGGTTAATTTTACCCTCACTTGTCCCTTTCTTCTCACATGTGCACCACTCGACCCAACACCCTAACACAACCTCACTTATCCTCCCGCTACCACCCCACCATTTCTTTCCCAACCTCATCACCACAACCATC from Amaranthus tricolor cultivar Red isolate AtriRed21 chromosome 3, ASM2621246v1, whole genome shotgun sequence includes:
- the LOC130808815 gene encoding soluble inorganic pyrophosphatase PPA1-like is translated as MANNEGEGSNPEAFKRSPGFPRVTLNERILSSMTHRSVAAHPWHDLEIGPGAPSVFNCVVEISKGSKVKYELDKTTGLIKVDRVLYSSVVYPHNYGFIPRTICEDSDPMDVLVLMQEPILPGSFLRARAIGLMPMIDQGEKDDKIIAVCADDPEFRHYTELNELPPHRLAEIRRFFEDYKKNENKSVAVNDFLPAADAIAAIQYSMDLYASYIVEGLRQ